In Euphorbia lathyris chromosome 10, ddEupLath1.1, whole genome shotgun sequence, the DNA window AAGATTGGAAAACTGTTGCCATTTTGGGTAATTATGATTGGTTTTAGCACTAATTTGAGGCGTAATTAGGCATATTAATTCCATCTTATATTTTCTGTTGGTTTTCAGTTGTGTCTTCTACACGAAACGTTCTGATTATCTTGCTTCCTAGAAGGTAAATGACATGATCCGGGGGGATTGGTTTACATGTTTTTGActttattaaatttgtttattatCATCTGTTTGGGCATATTCAGTAGAAGTTTAAGAAGTCCCATTTTAGAGCTCATATCAAGTTCTGTAAATATTTTGATAGGAGATCATGGATGCATCAGGAGTGGAACTTGTTTTGATTGGTCCTGGCAGCGTTGACCAGGTATATATATTCTGGCTATGGATATTTACTGCAATTAAGAGATTACTttgttgagaaaattaactattaatttaaaacaattaaatagaaaaaaaggaAATTGTATTGAAGTTCCAATTAATGAGGGGctgtttttataatttgtattaatgagggattatttttgtaatttgtaattatttaaaaaaaaaagaaataaagagagGTGTGAAAGTGACCACCAAATTCAATGGTCTTACACCACCAAAATTTGGTGGTCAAATGAAGaattaattgtgccagcaaAATGCTGGCACAATTAATTAAAGGAAGTTTCATCCTTGGCTATAAAAGCCAAGGATGCTCATTTAGTTTGAGTATTGTGGGAAATATAGGAAGAGAAAGGGAGTTAGGGTGGAACCAAAATGTAGTGAGAGGAGGCACAATTGTGCCTTGtgaattttgagagtttatttagagggtagtctaattatcttggggagaaataaaaatagtaaagataattattttgggtagTTTCGGGAAACACCGGAGtgtactatttttgttttatctcattgtaactctagaaagtttctagagaacaccctcttgtaaacctcataaattcaataaaattgttttatcgcttccgctaaattgtcgCAATCGAGAAAAATTCCCAACATACTTATGGTAGATTATGTGTTTGTCATGCAATTGTACTCATCTTTTGTTTGTTTCGTCATTTTCTTAATGATCTGTAATTTTTTGAATATAAACGTAAATTGGATTGATGCGTTTGATCATAACCATTATCATTCACTTGATCCAGGCCAAAACATTCTCTCAGAAAACTAAATTTAAAGGAGGTATGCTGCTATAGAGATTGAGCTTACGTATGTCATTTTATAGTAGTTAACAGTTAAATTTGTTACAAGCTGAAGGATGCATATATTACCCCTTAGAATTGTACATGGAAGGTTATCGACAAGACTGGAAACTTTCTTTTGAAAAGGATACCATCTCGAGAGGTGGCTGGTACGTGAACCATCTTGTTACTACATTCCTtgttctattaattttccttttAACCGTGAGATTTTTAAGCTTGTTATACGGAATGTTGTTACGATATTTAATTTGTCTGGTTCAAGAACACTTTGTTATCCACATATGTGTTAAATTTTGTTTGATGAATATGAGTTTCACTCTTGTTTTTTGCTTTTCAGGCAGCAGGGTGGAATTATAGTTGTAGGCCCTGGTAAAACAAACATATCATACATCCACAGGGTTAGTTCCTATCCTTTGCTGTTCTCTCACATTGAAACATAGAATATCATATCCGCTGTTCTTCTTTTTATCTATCTCTAACCACATTAGTTGCATATGGAATTAAGAACTCCAGTGTCTTATCTTCTTACTTCCTCATTTTGCTTTTAATCTCCAAGTCCACAAATGTAAGCTGACAATTTAACCATGTTCATGTAGCTTCTTGTTCGAAGGCCTAGTAGTCAACGATGATTGATCCAATTGTTCAACGATGACAATTCAGAGGTATTGTTTATTGTTAAAATGTTTCTTTAATACCTACCTTAGTAGTGAATGTGTCTAAAAAGAAGTTACCTACAATAGAATTGAGTTTTAATGGTTATGTTTCTCATGAGTGAGGTAATTCTAATAGTTTAATTTGATGTAATCACGGGATGCTGTCGACCATTTcgaacttttaaaccacgggtGCTATCTTTACAAACGGACCAAATCACAACCAGAGCTTACTTCCCCTGCAGCTTTATATAACCAAACCAAAACTCGTATTAACCCTTCTTCTCAGCTCTCACTTTCATCCACCCATTTCTCTCTTCACCTTCGCCGTTCTTTTCGGCCTCTTTCTCGACCTACAAACACTAAATAACACTTGCTCTGTCAAGTAAGTTTTtagtttgattttgattttgatattCCATCAATAATTTCACTAATGGATAACATAACAACTTCTATTTTTGGATCTCTTTTTCAGCCAAGTTCAAACTCCAGTTCCAGTTCAGACCAAAGATAAATCTGATTGCTTTGGTGTTTTCTGTCAAACATATGAACTTGTTGCTGTATGTACCTTTTACCTTTACTGTATATTTCTACTTCCATCTATGTGTTTGTTTAAATGTTCATGTCTTTTGTTCGTTGGTTTACTTGTTGATTATGAAATCATTTTATTGATTGGATAAAGACTTGTTATTTTTCAGCTATGGTGTATAATTTGAAATCTCCACGTGTCTAATTCCTTACTTTTGCTGACTGAAGTACTTAAACTTATTTTTACTTGTGATTGCAGGAGGAGGAGACAAAATCATGGATGAAACTAATTAACATAGCAGTTTCTGGTGCTGCTGGAATGATATCTAACCATCTACTTTTTAAAGTAAAGTCTTCATGTTTCTGATTCATGGAAGATGCAACTTAATACTTGTACATCCTAGTTGTGGTATTTGTACATCCTAGTTGTGGTTTTTACCAGTATGAGAAACTAAAAGGATGTTTATCAATGTGAAATTGTTGTTTAGAACTTCAACTTCTTTAATTTTTCCAGCTTGCATCTGGAGAGGTCTTTGGGCCAGATCAGCCAATAGCATTGAAACTATTGGGATCTGAGAGATCAGTTCAAGCTCTTGAAGGTAAACTTTGATTTTCATGTTGAATTTTAGAGTGATCTATCGACTCATTGAACTCATTGAATTTCATGTTGATTTTAATGCTGTGAGAAATGATAAAAATAGCTGGAATGGAATGCAGATGTTTGCAGAGGTGCAAATGCTAACAGCAATGGTGGGCACAAGAGAAGTATATTTCGTAAGATACATGAAGAAAATAAGTGCAGCAAAATGGGCAATagttgatgtttcagttgataAAGTAGAAGACAACATTGATGTCTCACTTGTTAAGTGCAGAAAGCGCCCTTCTGGCTGCATAATTGAAGACAAATCTAATGGCCATTGCAAGGTAACATTTAATGTCTTTTAAATAATAGTACCAACTTTTGGTATGATGTGAAGTCATAAGAATTTGTTTCTTAACATAAAATTATGTATCTGTGCACTGCTTTATAGTAAATTGATGTACTGCTTTAGTTAATGTGATGTTTATGCAAATTTTTCATGCAGAAAGATCTATCAAGCTGCTTGGTGCATCGCTATTGCAATTACCACGGTGCATATTGATAAGGATACAGATGTAATTAGTCACTCAGTCAAGATAAGCCTTGAATCAGTCTTTTGTAATTTGAATTAGTCTCCTCTATTTTGAATTATCATATCTTCTGTTGTAACAAACAATCTTGTACAGCTTATTTAAAGCTAACCCAATATAATGAAATGATCATTGAGAGTTCAATTCTATATGGTATCAAAGCCTTCACGTGGTTTAATCAACCCtgctcctttctctctctaaaattttgaaactctctctctaaaatttccATGGCTGCCGCAAATGGAACCTCCTCCGCCACTCTCAATTCAACAAACACCTCATCTCATCATCCATTCTCTTCCATTTCTACCCAAATTTCAGAAAAATTAACTTCCACTAATTATTTATTGTGGAAAACTCAATTGATGTCTGTTATCAAAGGCCAAAGGTTGGCACATCATCTTGATGCCACCAAAACAGTTGCGCACCGGAGCTGATAATCCGGAGTATGATATCTGGGAACAGAAGGATCAACAAGTTCTGAGTCTGTTAATTTCTTCTTTATCATCCAGTGTAATCTCACAGGTTGTTGGTGCTGAAACAGCCTCTGTTGCTTGGAATAAACTAACTAAGGCATATGCCAC includes these proteins:
- the LOC136209469 gene encoding malate dehydrogenase [NADP], chloroplastic-like gives rise to the protein MTIQSQVQTPVPVQTKDKSDCFGVFCQTYELVAEEETKSWMKLINIAVSGAAGMISNHLLFKLASGEVFGPDQPIALKLLGSERSVQALEDVCRGANANSNGGHKRSIFRKIHEENKCSKMGNS